tttttttttcatatatttaaaattttaggtCCAAACCTCGCAAAGTTTACGGGCGGCTGGCTCCGTAAGGTCTGTGACAGTTCAGATAGAAAAGGTTAGGTAGGGAAGGTAGTCGCTAAAAGATCCCAAGTTCTCTTATCGACTcgtagcaaaaattaaaaaaaaaatacctatatatgatAAGAAATGTGACTAATATTCAATTTGCCGCCCATCTTTATTAGTGGAGGGAGTACTCGtataacaaaagaaatatattacaaataatatataattacgaaatatatactttttttatctGAAAAAGGTAATCTTAGTTAACCTTTTGTATGCTCCTGTCAAAAATATGCCATTTATATAGCAATCGTGACAACTTCATGTTTAACACGTTAAACGCCAgaccaaaatattcattttttcttaaaaaaaaacttgatgtaaattcaattattactttgatatgtatatagatatatattttattttgttattggaggtttagttaaaaagttataaaaaaaaaaaaactcgcggtcaccgatgacccccgtggcgctgtgaagttcatatttaaaaaaccgtTACCATGACGCCACGCCGGTCCCCCCGCCGGCCACGCCGGTCACTGTGCCGGTCATTATACTGTCACATTCGCACCcgctaaaatatgcttataatataaaatttaactgctttggcattgtgtgacaatagcttggtttggcaattcctgctactggttcaagaagatacgctgtttttgtttatttttgttaattttgggtttttatgatgttttttttgtggaatgcatgtatcaggtgtgtgtctgcattgggaaatttattttttcttattttttgataattgtcgtgtaagataattgaaattaatttctattaattatataattattgcaaatacttaattatataaattatagaattaaagctgtgatttgaaaaaatgccttgtttttttcattttttcaacaaatctACTATGTCACTAACTGCACCCACGTCCCAAGCCACCGTTTTACTAACGAGCGCCTTGCCGGTCCCTTGCATACAACGCATTGCTTATAACTGCTACACGCGGCGCAGGATAGCGTCTTAAAAACAGGTTTAACACGAGGTCaccggtgccccccatggcgtgTTGCAGTTGACTTCGTGAGGTCgccggtgccccccatggcgttCAACGTGTTAAGTTGAATATAAATGGAGCATATCTGCTCcaaagcataccaaaggttaaaaATAAACGGGTCACTCACAACATGTCAAGAAATTTCCAACTTAAATGCATGAGTGACCCGCTTTAATATTGTTACTAAgacaaaacacattttaatcTTAGTTTTCTGAAGGCCTGTTAGGTAAGCCCAAGCTTAATTTCATGTCTAGGCACTAAGACAACATATTTCAGGTTTTCTTCAGTCCCTAGTAAACCTATTTTATACAACAATGTACGAATGATCgacttaatgccaaattgcATTCTCGACTAGCCAACCATGAGGCCAAACAAAGACACATGCATTTAACGCAGAGGGAAAAGTTTattaagtttaagttttaaatatttaaaacttaaacttaatAAACTTTTCTCTTTATtaagtttaagttttatatatttaaatcttaAACTTAATAAACTTGTCTCTCTTCGTTAAACGCATGTCTCTGTTTGGCCTTATGGTTGATTGGTTAAACATATGTTTATAGTTTGTACTTTGAAACACTATGATTTGATTGCGTTGTGCCCTAGTTTTCCTTTGACCTGTAGTAGTCGCGTTCGGCTTATTGCTCTCTAATAACCGGACGCCGAACAATCAGGCTTGTTATGGCACACATTCCCGGTGCCTTGATGAAACGCTTTGAGATGCTGATCGTGTAGTCAATGAGGAGGGTGTTTGTATCTTTTCGTTAATTGTTACATATAAATAGTAAACGTATACAtgtttttatgttatatttcACTGCTTGATTTTCTTgactaattagttaattacgaGGACTTTTACCTACTTTACAACCCAGTCTTTATCTTAGAAAATATCGATATATTATTTGgtcaaaatgtattaaaacatattttgactTTAGGGTTGGCCTCATACTAAAAGTctgatatacataatattaaaaataaataaaataaaaagctttataTCTGGCAATCAGTACCCATAgtgaatacaaaattaaattattactaaataaaataaataaaaactaagctAATTGACACTGTAAAAGGGTGTCACTCAtgttaaagtttaattaaaattaagtataaatatgtTCGATACTTTTACGCCTCAGTTTCAGTGTATTATAGGCATTAACAAAACTCCTGTATAGTGTGCTACGTGAAATATAGatttgttgtttatattttactaacctacaatatgtttttgtttcaggtacttaatttatttctagATCCGATCACAGTTGTCGTAAGTAAGAAAactcttttcttttttaataaactacaaGGATTTTTGTTATAATGCAACTTAAGAGAATCCTGGGGAAGTATTCTTGGACCTAGGGTCCAAAGTTAgaatattaaaaattgttttgtctttttatttgtattgaatttGTAAATGGTAGGTAGTGTTATCGGTTAATAATTCTCAATTACAAAGCCTTCACCtaacaaacgtctctttttgacccagtggttgacttgTATAGAATGCCTTAAaacattaagtccaccatttattttgtacttaatactttatgtgcaataaagtatgaataattaaataaattagatacagttaaaataaaacacacGGAACATTGCTCCGAACTATGTAATTATTGCaaatacgtaataaataaaagtgcTTCGTTCGGTTTGCTTCACACTTTTAGACTACATTCGAGTCCGTCTTCATGGCTGAGTCGCTTGAGTCGTGAGCTAGTTGTACCTGGAAGCGTAAAATTAATGTGAGACTCGAACATACTCAATGTATataaacgggtcactcacgtttACAAATCGAAACATGCTTGACATGTTCGCTTTATAATTATGACCTTTAGCAGACTTaaaaattataggtatatttaaaaatatttaatgcccGCAAAATTTTACCAGCGCCAAATGTTGACTTAAAACCTTACCCTGGTGTATCActaataaagtaataatttacagaaaaccgtaatTAACTCCGTCGATCCTTTTTGGAGATATTTGGGAATATTGTTTTGTATACACAAACACGCAAACCGTCGAAGCCGGCATATGCTTTTAACTGTCATCTTGTGTGCATATGATATGATACGAGTAGGTACCACCTTCGTTCCGTCGGGGGTAACaaacgtgagtgacccgttaaAATTTATAACACCAGAAAATGCTATGcattttaaattatcatttttttgtagTGAACATCGACAAGAgtaatttttgttataaaaatataaaataggttgtatttttttacttactacattaaatattttctactcCTGTGAATCTGAATCACCTGAAATAGTAGAATGTGTcatttatattacctactttttgtttaattaaacgGACTAAAATGTACGTCTTACCAGAAttgtttacattatattaatttatataataaccaGGATCAAAAGAATGAGTTCTATTTTATAAAAGGATTTAAGTATTTCTTAGTCGCCATCTCAAATCCCTTTGTTACTAAACTTAAACTAGTGACTTTGAAATTATTCCACCGACTGACTCGTCTGAAAAATTCTAATACTCATAAGCCCCGACGGATTCAAGGGAAGtttgattaaatataatttgcatGAGACCCGCACACCATCTGGtcttgtaatatatttttaatttatgtccCAAAAGTTGTCAGGGCATGCCAAGGGATTACCGGTATACGCTTGTTAAGAATTATGCCCAGAGCTCGCTAAAAATTTCTTTGGCAAACAATGTTTTGTATTGGATAACGCGTGGGGCATTGTTTGGGATACTTTCCTTTGAGTGTGTGGAGGGTTTTTTCGACGTCGAATTCCTTTGTGATATACACACCTGCTTTTATGGCGGACGCCGCCGATGCCTGTGCCTGGGCGGACGCGTCTgtgaaattaatttactttcgTACATATATAGAAATAGGGAAAAACAGAGTACTTATGTTGAGTTCAACCATTTTTCAACAACCATTTTATATTTTGGCTAGTAAAAACATTTCATTTAGATTTTTAAATATAGATCAACTAACTTTTCAGTTCAAGTCTTCTGGAGTccgattctgattttaatttcgTATTCTAAACATAATTTCGTATCTGTTATGGATTTTGTCTGCTGTCAACAGTCACGTTTCTAGTATAGAGTTTTAACAGCTGCCAGATCTAATCCCTAACGGTGTCAGAACTACAAATTTAAATCAGAGTTGATCGTTTTATCAGATTTGTGAAATTTATAATTCTGGTAATTTCCGAATTTCAAATTCGTAACTAACTAACATATTAGGATATTGGATATCGATATTAGCGTTCGGCTAAGTACAAAATCGAATCTTGTTGCTAAAATAATGTAGTATGAGAACTTaattacatacgagtataaatacTATTGGTATTATTGATAGAAGTCTGTCAAATCTAATACGTTGTTAGTTAAGTTACTTTTTAGTCCCAATCATTTTGATATTGTGTCTTTTAGACAAAATTTACCAGATATTcactaagttttatgaataagagggtaTGTGTTATCTTTACCTCCATCAGCCATAGCATTGGCTACCGCCTGTGCGTCAGCTTGAGCCCCTGCGTTGGTCCTCACCGGCTGGGCTCCACCAGGATAGAAATACGACGTCGGGGATTGGTATAGCACTGGCTGAGACATTACATTAGCGTTAGCTGAAGCGTCAGCCTGAGCCTGCGAAGTTAATTGCTGAGCTAATGCGTTTGCCATAGCTTGTGCTGATCCTAGATCAGCTTCGGCTTGAGCTTGGGCTTGGGCTGAAGCACCAGATCCACCGTATCCATATAGATTCTTATAACCTGTCTGATAGAGGTTAGATTGAGCGCTTCCTTGAGCTTGAGCCAACGACTCTGGCTTTCCCAGTCCATTATACAATCCATTTGAGTATCCTACATTGCTCTGAGCCATAGCATCTGCTATCGCTTGAGAGTCTCCCTGAGCAATGGCGTCAGATTGAGCTTGTGCTGTTCCATATCCTGACTGGGCATTACTGGAGGCTTGGGCCTGGGAAATCCCGCTTCCAAAGCTACCAAATCCGCCAGATCCAGGGAAGACTTGGTTTCCACCAGGTAGGACTTGGTTTCCACCGGGAAAGATTTGGTTACCACCAGGGAAAACTTGGTTACCCCCGGGGAAGATTTGGTTACTACCTGGGATGACTTGGTTTCCTCCGGGGAAGACCAGGTTACCACCAGGGAATCCTGAGTTACCACCTGGGTAGTAATATGAGCTCGGCTGCTGTATTATCAATTTCTTTGGATAAGTTTCTTGTTGGAATCCTCCCTGATTCCAGTTGCCGGGATAAGAGCCTGGATAAGCGCGGTTGGAGTTTGCCTGAGCTTCGGCTAAGGCTTCAGCTAGGGTTTGTGCCTGGACCTGAGATCCAGTATCTTGGCCTGGGTACAGTTGGAACTGGTTTAAGTTATTCTGAGCGGCTTCTGCAGCAGCCTGAGCCTGTGCTATGGCCTGGGCTTGCGCTGCGGCCTGAGATCCAGCATCTTGGCCTGGGTAGTATTGGTACTGGTTGAGGTTGTTCTGAGCGGCTTGTGCGGCGACTTGGGCTTGGGCTGCGGCTTGGGCGGCTGCGTCAGCTTGAGCTATAGAGTTGGCGGTGCCTTGTCCGTTTCCGATAATTTCAGCGAATGCGTTTGCATTGGCTATCGAAGATCCTATTTGTCCTGAAAATTTTAATTAGTAAAACTAGCTTAAGGACAAAACTCAGTGAGACTTAGACGTTAAAACACTCATTTTAAGTCAAAAACTGTACGACTTCATAAACTTTAATAGTAACAGCGTTACTAGTTTCATATCTAAACAATTTAAATGtttcattatcattatcatcatcagtCTACACGTCCTACTACTACTGGGCATATGCCTTCTCTTCGAGAAGGTTAAGGATATAGTATTTAATGTATCTCAATGCGAATTTTGACTTGAAGATTTCCTCGCAATGTTTCAATCACCGAGATATAACGGGTCAATATCAAACgagaatatttactttatttattcacatatttcattaaaaaaaagggaCAGCATGAACATAGCAATCGGTATGCATTTTAACACGTAACAGTATTAAAACGAATACTATTTaagtaggtacggtcacgtctgaaaatatcgattcgAACAAagggccaaaaatatgtatacactaccctaatatatgagTCATAAAgtcttgtatacatatttttggcacttcgatcgtgtcaatgttttcagacgtgactgtacttaccATTTTCACGCTATTAGATAAGAACGAATTTTCGTCTCAAAAAGAAGATTTTGTTTACCTGGTCCCATATTTCCTGGGTAATAATTGCCATTGTTGTAAGctgaaataaaaagtaaaaaaaaaaccaattaaTTATTAGAAAGGCGATTGAAAAACCATTAAGGATGTGGAAACTGCTGTACGATAATATGGTTAAAAAAaaccaatgtcattttttactaaatgcaGTTTAAACATGAAACATTTGATACATAAATCGCCACCAATATCAAATAAGACTATCACAAGTCACATATAAAACGCTATCCAACCGAACAAAAGTACAATAAAACACCTATCAATATAGCCAGGGGGGCAAATCCGATAAATGGGTGGAAAGTACAGTTTGCCCGGTGGTCAATCATGCCCGGTCGTTGGCGATTGATTGCTGCCCGCAAATACCCTTATTGCGTTTGGGATGGGACTAATAAAAACTTGATTTCTAGAACGATACCTTTAAATCTTTGTATTTATTGCCTTGTTATTGTGCCGTGGAAATACGAAGTGTTTTTGTATTAAGTTAGAACGTGGgatattgaaaacaaaattgtacaTAGTTTCGTTTTCACTAAGAAGAGAGGATACTTACTCAAGATATTTAATACAAAGGGTAAAATGCAATCGAATTAgtttagaattaaattaataaatatggaaataagagtatttatttcagaatttttaAAACAGTTCACTCACGTAATAATAAATGATAACTATCACCAGTTTCATTGTAACATTAATCAACCGGACAACCGTCATTGACAACCGGAGGATTTAATGATGATTTAAGGTTGATTGATCTGAATCTAACTGTACATGGCATTGGCAATGAGAAAGTATCGGAATGTCAGCATTAATGTCAAATTGCTATGAAAATGTGACGATAATGACATTGGTGAAAAGTTAGTTTAATCGGACTCTAAGCGTTCTCTAAGTGTTTCTATACTTAAGTAGAATTAGAAGTAAAAATGGCGGCAATGTTTATTCTCTAACCACACTTGAAGAGTAAAAACAAACTTTCTTAGCAAACATCTCACGTCTTCAATGGTTGAACCGCGATATGTGCCAAGGGCAAGCTATTCAAAACAGAAGCATTCAGGTGCAGCTCGGCTCCAGCTTCCTAGACTCTAAGCTTTTCATGCTGATAAATGACACTAGAGGGCGAAGGTGACGATTGTGTCGCAATGAAATATCATAAACTCcaggccaaaaaatatgtaaacacgcataatatgataaaattatatctaataTCCAAGATTgtgacaaaattttaaaattaataaattcctATTTGCATCATACTCGTACACATGTTTAGTTTAGTCACCATCTGTATTATCCTGTTAATGATCCAGGCAGGCGGTTTTAAAtacgtacagtcaaccaatttgaatcctaggccactatagaaccttgtcgctttaactactctatacatgacatggaTCACTCAATAaacactgtcgtagaagtcattatgacatggttctatagtggcctaggaatc
The nucleotide sequence above comes from Cydia pomonella isolate Wapato2018A chromosome 2, ilCydPomo1, whole genome shotgun sequence. Encoded proteins:
- the LOC133530839 gene encoding spidroin-2-like isoform X1, yielding MGQGVLKSLGLLVLLCVSRSTQQLLDNSASVSNAARTGQELDENEKSASASANAVAQSIGHFYPTSNRPPFYPTTPHYQPNNQCYHADQILHLKDPYGVCQVCVCVQRYGYLEPVCGSCAECDTWPPTPPQPTTTPAPPPPPPPPPPPPQPKCDPMPSNQYFQNPLDPCQVCICKVAEDVFGRPEAPVIECTQNPKCLHPTPTPPPGPPRPFPVCQFYPRDVWFAHPQYACYICKCEGSPMGETTIDCYPDPVCEITTLAPPTTKAPPVNPHVDPLPGPSPHPSCRPFTPGLVFQHPWDPCLECMCIEASVSNVVNVQVNCYTKAECCIIPPDPGTYPPGLPQPPGNYIPTPPPPYNNGNYYPGNMGPGQIGSSIANANAFAEIIGNGQGTANSIAQADAAAQAAAQAQVAAQAAQNNLNQYQYYPGQDAGSQAAAQAQAIAQAQAAAEAAQNNLNQFQLYPGQDTGSQVQAQTLAEALAEAQANSNRAYPGSYPGNWNQGGFQQETYPKKLIIQQPSSYYYPGGNSGFPGGNLVFPGGNQVIPGSNQIFPGGNQVFPGGNQIFPGGNQVLPGGNQVFPGSGGFGSFGSGISQAQASSNAQSGYGTAQAQSDAIAQGDSQAIADAMAQSNVGYSNGLYNGLGKPESLAQAQGSAQSNLYQTGYKNLYGYGGSGASAQAQAQAEADLGSAQAMANALAQQLTSQAQADASANANVMSQPVLYQSPTSYFYPGGAQPVRTNAGAQADAQAVANAMADGDASAQAQASAASAIKAGTTSSRLKRLSHEDGLECSLKV
- the LOC133530839 gene encoding spidroin-2-like isoform X2; the encoded protein is MGQGVLKSLGLLVLLCVSRSTQQLLDNSASVSNAARTGQELDENEKSASASANAVAQSIGHFYPTSNRPPFYPTTPHYQPNNQCYHADQILHLKDPYGVCQVCVCVQRYGYLEPVCGSCAECDTWPPTPPQPTTTPAPPPPPPPPPPPPQPKCDPMPSNQYFQNPLDPCQVCICKVAEDVFGRPEAPVIECTQNPKCLHPTPTPPPGPPRPFPVCQFYPRDVWFAHPQYACYICKCEGSPMGETTIDCYPDPVCEITTLAPPTTKAPPVNPHVDPLPGPSPHPSCRPFTPGLVFQHPWDPCLECMCIEASVSNVVNVQVNCYTKAECCIIPPDPGTYPPGLPQPPGNYIPTPPPPYNNGNYYPGNMGPGQIGSSIANANAFAEIIGNGQGTANSIAQADAAAQAAAQAQVAAQAAQNNLNQYQYYPGQDAGSQAAAQAQAIAQAQAAAEAAQNNLNQFQLYPGQDTGSQVQAQTLAEALAEAQANSNRAYPGSYPGNWNQGGFQQETYPKKLIIQQPSSYYYPGGNSGFPGGNLVFPGGNQVIPGSNQIFPGGNQVFPGGNQIFPGGNQVLPGGNQVFPGSGGFGSFGSGISQAQASSNAQSGYGTAQAQSDAIAQGDSQAIADAMAQSNVGYSNGLYNGLGKPESLAQAQGSAQSNLYQTGYKNLYGYGGSGASAQAQAQAEADLGSAQAMANALAQQLTSQAQADASANANVMSQPVLYQSPTSYFYPGGAQPVRTNAGAQADAQAVANAMADGDASAQAQASAASAIKAGDSDSQE